From Flavobacterium alkalisoli, the proteins below share one genomic window:
- the recJ gene encoding single-stranded-DNA-specific exonuclease RecJ, with protein sequence MRWTLKSKPDSQKVKHLMQVLQIDEVVASLLVQRGIETFEEAKTFFRPHLSDLHDPYLMKDMDKAVMRIEKAIADGENIMVFGDYDVDGTTAVSLVSSYLRSFYPNVATYIPDRYKEGYGVSDAGIDFADDNGITLIVALDCGIKSIDKVEYAKSKGIDFIICDHHRPGDELPDAVAVLDPKRADCNYPYDELCGCGVGFKLVQALSERRGQTITDLVPYLDLVATAIAADIVPITGENRVLATFGLDIINTFPRPGIQALIQNVKKQKLTISDVVFIIAPRINAAGRIYHGNKAVELLTEFNLEQAEEFASQIEGLNTDRKDLDKQITTEALMQIETNNEQERFSTVVYDENWHKGVIGIVASRLIETYYRPTLVFTKSGEKLAASARSVKDFDIYNALEACADYLEQFGGHMYAAGLTLKEEQFAGFKQKFEEVVSTTIAPELLIPEVAVDAEIDFIDITPKFFRILKQFEPFGPGNMTPVFLSRGLRDTGYGKPIGADETHLRLFIKQGEGEGFGAIGFGLASKMNIACGGELFDAVYSIEENEWNGNVTLQLRLRDIRCEE encoded by the coding sequence ATGCGCTGGACCCTCAAATCTAAACCCGATTCTCAAAAAGTAAAACATTTAATGCAGGTGCTTCAAATTGATGAGGTTGTAGCCTCATTGTTGGTGCAGCGTGGTATTGAAACTTTTGAGGAAGCAAAAACATTTTTTCGTCCGCATTTAAGTGATTTGCATGATCCGTACCTTATGAAAGACATGGATAAGGCGGTTATGCGTATTGAAAAAGCTATTGCCGATGGAGAAAACATTATGGTTTTTGGCGATTATGATGTGGATGGTACTACTGCTGTGTCGTTAGTTTCTTCTTATCTAAGGTCATTCTATCCGAATGTAGCTACCTATATTCCCGACAGGTATAAGGAAGGCTATGGGGTGTCTGATGCGGGAATCGACTTTGCAGACGACAATGGCATTACCCTTATTGTTGCCTTGGACTGTGGGATAAAATCAATTGATAAGGTTGAGTATGCCAAATCTAAAGGGATAGACTTTATTATCTGCGACCACCACCGCCCGGGTGATGAATTACCGGATGCGGTTGCGGTTTTAGATCCCAAACGTGCCGACTGTAATTATCCGTATGATGAACTTTGCGGTTGTGGAGTAGGGTTTAAGCTGGTACAGGCACTGTCAGAGAGGAGAGGGCAAACTATTACTGATCTTGTTCCTTATCTTGACCTTGTGGCCACTGCTATAGCTGCCGATATTGTCCCTATAACAGGGGAGAACCGCGTACTTGCCACCTTTGGTTTGGATATTATTAATACTTTCCCCAGGCCGGGCATACAGGCGCTTATTCAAAATGTAAAAAAGCAAAAACTAACCATAAGCGATGTGGTGTTTATTATTGCACCGCGTATTAATGCTGCAGGGCGTATTTATCACGGTAACAAAGCAGTTGAACTGCTTACCGAATTCAATTTGGAGCAGGCAGAAGAGTTTGCTTCACAGATTGAAGGCCTTAATACCGATCGTAAGGATTTGGATAAGCAAATCACCACCGAAGCGCTTATGCAGATTGAAACCAACAATGAACAGGAGCGATTTTCTACAGTGGTGTATGATGAGAACTGGCACAAGGGGGTGATAGGTATAGTCGCATCCCGCCTGATAGAAACCTATTACAGGCCAACACTGGTTTTTACCAAGAGCGGTGAAAAGCTGGCTGCTTCCGCGCGTTCTGTAAAGGATTTTGATATTTACAATGCACTGGAAGCCTGTGCTGATTATTTAGAGCAGTTTGGCGGGCATATGTATGCAGCCGGGTTAACGTTAAAGGAAGAACAGTTTGCCGGGTTTAAGCAAAAGTTTGAGGAAGTGGTTTCGACCACCATCGCTCCTGAACTTTTAATTCCGGAAGTTGCTGTTGATGCCGAAATTGATTTTATAGATATAACTCCGAAATTTTTCAGAATTCTCAAACAGTTTGAGCCTTTTGGTCCCGGTAATATGACTCCGGTTTTCCTTTCTCGTGGTTTAAGGGATACCGGTTATGGTAAACCTATAGGAGCTGATGAAACGCATCTGAGACTGTTTATAAAACAGGGAGAAGGAG
- the rsmI gene encoding 16S rRNA (cytidine(1402)-2'-O)-methyltransferase has protein sequence MSKLYIVPTPIGNLEDMTFRAIKVLKEADLILAEDTRTSGKLMKHFEIATHMQSHHMHNEHKTVENIVKRLQMGETIALISDAGTPAISDPGFLLTRACVENNIPVECLPGATAFVPALVNSGLPNDKFVFEGFLPDKKGRQTRFLALAEETRTMIFYVSPHKLVKTLGEFVQYFGEDRPVSVSRELSKLHEETVRGTATEVLEHFTKKEPKGEIVVIVGGKPEVKKGKKDRNSEE, from the coding sequence ATGTCTAAGCTATACATAGTACCCACGCCGATAGGCAATCTGGAGGATATGACCTTCAGGGCAATTAAAGTGCTTAAGGAAGCCGACCTGATACTGGCGGAAGACACCCGTACCAGCGGTAAGCTGATGAAGCATTTTGAAATTGCCACCCACATGCAGAGCCACCACATGCACAACGAGCACAAAACCGTTGAGAATATTGTAAAGCGCCTGCAAATGGGGGAGACCATTGCCCTTATTTCGGATGCGGGTACACCTGCTATTTCCGATCCCGGATTTTTGCTTACACGTGCCTGTGTGGAAAACAATATACCTGTAGAATGCCTGCCGGGTGCTACGGCTTTCGTGCCTGCCCTGGTAAACAGCGGATTGCCAAACGACAAGTTTGTTTTTGAAGGTTTCCTGCCTGATAAAAAGGGAAGGCAAACGCGCTTTTTAGCCCTTGCCGAAGAAACCCGTACCATGATATTTTATGTGTCGCCGCACAAACTTGTTAAAACCCTTGGCGAGTTTGTACAGTATTTTGGAGAAGACAGGCCGGTATCGGTTTCACGTGAGTTGAGTAAACTGCATGAGGAAACGGTGCGTGGTACAGCTACTGAAGTACTGGAGCACTTTACCAAAAAAGAGCCAAAAGGCGAAATAGTGGTTATTGTGGGGGGTAAACCCGAGGTGAAGAAGGGTAAAAAAGATAGGAATAGCGAAGAGTAA
- a CDS encoding thymidine kinase, protein MFLENTVNHKEQFGWIEVICGSMFSGKTEELIRRLKRAQFARQRVEIFKPTIDTRYNDDMVVSHDANEIRSTPVESASMLRLLAQGCDVVGIDEAQFFDDEIVSVCNDLANNGIRVIVAGLDMDFKGNPFGPMPALMATAEYVTKVHAVCTRTGNLANYSFRKAQNDKLVLLGETEEYEPLSRAAFFRAMKEQAKESKKEDKEGLL, encoded by the coding sequence ATGTTTCTCGAAAATACAGTAAATCATAAAGAACAATTTGGGTGGATTGAAGTCATCTGCGGCTCGATGTTTTCGGGGAAAACCGAAGAACTTATACGCCGTTTAAAAAGGGCACAGTTTGCCCGCCAGCGTGTGGAGATTTTTAAACCCACTATAGACACCCGCTACAATGATGACATGGTAGTGTCGCACGACGCAAACGAAATACGCTCCACTCCGGTAGAATCGGCCTCCATGCTGCGCCTGTTAGCACAGGGGTGTGATGTGGTAGGTATAGACGAAGCCCAGTTTTTTGATGATGAGATCGTATCGGTTTGCAACGACCTTGCCAACAACGGCATAAGGGTTATTGTAGCCGGACTTGACATGGATTTTAAAGGCAATCCTTTTGGCCCCATGCCCGCACTTATGGCAACAGCCGAATATGTTACTAAAGTACATGCGGTTTGTACCCGCACCGGAAACCTGGCCAATTACAGCTTCCGTAAAGCGCAAAACGACAAACTGGTACTGCTTGGCGAAACCGAAGAATATGAGCCCCTTAGCAGGGCGGCTTTTTTCAGGGCGATGAAAGAGCAGGCAAAAGAATCTAAAAAGGAAGACAAAGAAGGCCTTTTGTAA
- a CDS encoding carboxypeptidase-like regulatory domain-containing protein, translated as MKKHILHFLLLIISFSVAAQTAIKSKLTDSNNNSVAFANIYIPESKKSTLSNESGDFYIVINPDTDKTLLISHLSYQPREIKITSDFPKSIILEEGSMQLNEVVIGKENTGYDIALKVAENLKNNHDVDPAYYEYFTRVVQYDDNWKDIDLIQEYYGKLKHNGEHNTKALVYKSRVVTYTQAAEELTKKGSIDLWGIRMNNLLLYKPDYLKKGRLKNYDISIEGTTTINGHECYILEYSTDKDYTDKFVTVYADKKTYGIVKVIEMYDKSKTSYLERNFVNINDKWVLSSATRKWNNTKDITTTVYNYLTEEKDYADIDFTRTPFWEKLEKFNKNPNDTFWDNYQHIPLPEN; from the coding sequence ATGAAAAAACACATCTTACACTTTCTACTATTAATCATTTCTTTTTCAGTAGCAGCGCAAACAGCTATCAAATCAAAATTAACCGACAGCAACAACAACTCTGTAGCCTTTGCTAATATTTACATTCCCGAAAGCAAAAAATCTACTCTCTCAAACGAATCGGGCGATTTTTACATAGTTATCAATCCGGACACCGACAAAACATTACTGATATCACACCTTAGCTACCAACCTAGAGAAATTAAAATAACGAGCGACTTTCCTAAAAGCATCATTTTAGAGGAAGGTTCAATGCAGCTTAATGAGGTTGTGATAGGCAAAGAAAATACAGGATATGATATAGCCCTTAAAGTAGCAGAAAACCTTAAAAACAATCATGATGTAGACCCCGCCTACTATGAATATTTTACACGTGTAGTGCAATATGATGATAACTGGAAAGATATTGACCTGATACAGGAATATTACGGAAAACTAAAACATAACGGAGAACATAACACTAAAGCACTCGTTTATAAAAGCAGGGTGGTAACATATACACAAGCAGCAGAAGAGTTAACAAAAAAAGGCTCGATAGATTTATGGGGAATAAGAATGAATAACCTGTTGCTTTACAAACCTGACTATCTTAAAAAAGGCAGGTTAAAAAACTACGATATATCTATTGAAGGTACAACAACAATAAACGGACACGAATGCTATATATTGGAATATAGTACTGACAAAGACTATACAGACAAGTTTGTCACAGTATATGCGGACAAGAAAACATATGGAATTGTAAAAGTAATTGAAATGTATGATAAAAGTAAAACAAGCTATCTGGAAAGAAACTTTGTAAACATTAATGATAAGTGGGTATTAAGTTCGGCTACACGAAAATGGAATAACACAAAAGACATAACCACTACTGTATACAATTACCTTACTGAAGAAAAAGACTATGCAGATATAGATTTTACAAGAACACCTTTTTGGGAAAAACTGGAGAAGTTCAATAAAAACCCTAACGATACTTTTTGGGATAATTACCAGCACATACCTTTACCGGAAAATTAG
- a CDS encoding CPCC family cysteine-rich protein gives MDFLQELHFRRDFFHNNFSIRPEVRRLDTRFEIFKISCPVCGYLTLKQRCAYDICWLCFWEDDGTDNFDSEIAKGGPNGNMTLSEARTIFLNSKRQLMDLDFMKDDIRNTIKLKMIFLDNLILNNNSKNDILKAHEELIAVFEGNSITGLDSLFRQ, from the coding sequence ATGGACTTTTTACAGGAGCTCCATTTCAGGAGAGATTTCTTTCATAATAATTTTTCAATCAGGCCTGAAGTCAGAAGGCTTGATACACGCTTTGAGATTTTTAAAATTAGTTGTCCTGTTTGTGGTTATCTTACTCTTAAGCAAAGATGTGCGTATGATATATGTTGGCTTTGTTTTTGGGAAGATGACGGAACCGATAATTTTGATTCTGAAATTGCAAAAGGAGGGCCTAATGGCAATATGACATTATCTGAAGCGAGGACTATTTTTCTTAATTCAAAAAGGCAATTAATGGATTTGGATTTTATGAAGGATGATATAAGGAATACCATTAAATTAAAAATGATTTTTCTCGATAATCTTATACTAAATAATAATTCTAAAAATGATATTTTAAAAGCTCATGAAGAGCTTATTGCTGTTTTTGAAGGGAATAGTATTACGGGACTTGATTCTTTATTCAGACAATAA
- a CDS encoding bifunctional UDP-N-acetylmuramoyl-tripeptide:D-alanyl-D-alanine ligase/alanine racemase has translation MSIKTNNIIKAVNPHFEGIQPDMEIDNVSIDSRSLQNNAGTLFFALPGQNRDGHYYIPELIAKGVLNFVVTHIPADTKGKANFFVVENTLKALQDFAVYYRGLFSFPVIGVTGSNGKTIVKEWLNYLLSPDYNIIRSPKSYNSQVGVPLSVIGINEKHNLGIFEAGISTSGEMEKLAAIIKPGIGILTHIGGAHDEGFTDRQQKIQEKVKLFKDSDIVILKKDDAVLQELNGKKTFTWSFNNDADVNLNRQSTPEGTLLSVKYNGDNFEVVIPFFDEAFVENAITCLMLLLHLGYNHEAIRERLAGLYPVEMRLQVKSGINDCTIIDDSYSSDYQSLKIALDFLEQHKTHKKKTIILSDVFQSGFAVEELYAKVSRLLAANNISRVIGIGETISKRLSDFPNFISYKTTQEFLAQYNANSFSNETILVKGARSFRFEEIVVLLEEKTHETVLEINLNAIVHNLNFYRAKLKPETKIMVMVKAFGYGSGSYEIAKLLSHHKVDYLGVAFADEGIALRNAGISTPIIVMNPEASAFNAMIAYNLEPEVYSARELRAFIAIAQQKNLSDYPIHIKLDTGMHRLGFEAHQLDELIDLLKNNNFVSVKSIFSHLSSSDVPQYRDFTLEQIEKFSNRSQKIIDALGINPIRHILNTSGIYNFPEHQFNMVRLGIGLYGVGNDAEERRSLENVGTLKTVILQIKDIEPGESVGYSRRFMADKKIRTATLPIGYADGIPRSWGNEKGYVIIKGQKAVITGTISMDMMMVDVTHIDCKEGDRAVIFGNAPTVVEMANALGTIPYEILTSISQRVKRVFYKE, from the coding sequence TTGAGCATAAAAACAAACAATATCATAAAGGCTGTCAACCCTCATTTCGAAGGCATACAGCCCGATATGGAAATTGACAATGTTTCTATAGACAGCCGTTCGCTGCAAAACAATGCCGGAACATTATTTTTTGCCCTGCCGGGACAAAACCGCGACGGACATTACTACATACCTGAACTTATCGCTAAAGGAGTACTCAATTTTGTTGTTACCCATATACCTGCCGACACCAAAGGAAAAGCCAATTTTTTTGTAGTGGAAAACACCCTGAAAGCACTTCAGGATTTTGCGGTTTACTACCGCGGGCTTTTCAGTTTTCCGGTTATTGGGGTAACGGGCAGTAACGGCAAGACCATAGTAAAGGAATGGCTTAACTACCTTTTAAGCCCCGATTATAATATTATCCGAAGCCCTAAAAGCTACAACTCTCAGGTAGGTGTGCCGCTTTCGGTTATCGGTATAAACGAAAAACACAATTTAGGTATTTTTGAGGCAGGAATTTCCACTTCGGGCGAAATGGAAAAACTGGCAGCCATAATAAAACCCGGTATAGGAATACTTACCCATATCGGCGGTGCACATGATGAAGGCTTTACCGACAGGCAGCAGAAAATACAGGAAAAAGTCAAACTGTTTAAAGATTCAGATATTGTTATCCTTAAAAAGGACGATGCCGTTTTACAGGAACTGAACGGTAAAAAAACTTTTACCTGGAGTTTTAATAATGATGCCGATGTAAACCTTAACAGACAGTCAACCCCAGAGGGGACATTACTTTCCGTAAAATACAATGGCGACAATTTTGAAGTTGTAATTCCGTTTTTTGATGAGGCATTCGTAGAAAATGCCATAACCTGCCTTATGCTGCTGTTGCATTTGGGATACAACCACGAAGCCATAAGGGAGCGCCTTGCCGGACTGTATCCGGTGGAAATGCGCCTACAGGTAAAAAGCGGCATTAACGACTGCACCATTATAGACGACAGTTACAGTTCTGACTACCAATCTCTAAAAATAGCGCTTGACTTTTTAGAACAGCACAAAACCCATAAAAAGAAAACCATTATCCTTTCGGATGTTTTCCAGAGCGGATTTGCCGTAGAGGAACTCTATGCTAAAGTAAGCCGCCTTTTGGCTGCTAATAATATTAGCAGGGTAATCGGCATAGGCGAAACGATAAGCAAAAGGCTATCGGATTTTCCGAATTTTATAAGCTACAAAACCACTCAGGAATTTTTAGCCCAATACAATGCTAACAGTTTTAGCAACGAGACCATTTTGGTTAAGGGGGCAAGGAGTTTCCGTTTTGAGGAAATCGTTGTACTGCTTGAAGAAAAGACCCACGAAACGGTCCTTGAGATAAACCTCAATGCAATAGTGCACAACCTTAATTTTTACCGTGCAAAACTAAAACCCGAAACCAAGATTATGGTTATGGTAAAGGCTTTTGGTTACGGCAGTGGCAGCTATGAAATTGCCAAACTGCTTTCGCACCATAAAGTGGATTATCTGGGTGTGGCCTTTGCCGACGAAGGTATTGCCCTTCGCAATGCAGGTATAAGCACTCCCATTATAGTAATGAACCCTGAGGCCAGTGCCTTTAATGCCATGATTGCCTACAACCTGGAACCCGAAGTCTATTCGGCAAGGGAGCTTAGGGCCTTTATAGCCATTGCACAGCAAAAAAACCTATCGGACTATCCTATCCATATAAAACTGGATACCGGCATGCACCGTTTAGGGTTTGAGGCCCATCAGCTGGACGAACTTATCGACCTGCTTAAAAACAACAACTTCGTTTCGGTTAAGAGTATTTTCTCCCACCTGTCGTCAAGCGATGTTCCACAGTACAGGGATTTCACATTGGAACAGATTGAGAAATTCAGTAACCGTTCACAAAAAATAATCGATGCTTTAGGTATCAACCCTATTCGTCATATATTAAACACATCGGGCATTTATAATTTCCCCGAACATCAGTTTAACATGGTGCGCCTGGGCATAGGACTCTACGGCGTGGGCAATGATGCCGAGGAACGCAGATCGCTTGAAAACGTAGGCACGCTTAAAACCGTTATCCTCCAGATAAAGGATATTGAACCGGGAGAAAGCGTAGGATACAGCCGCAGGTTTATGGCCGACAAAAAAATACGCACCGCTACCCTGCCTATAGGATATGCCGATGGCATACCTCGAAGTTGGGGTAACGAAAAAGGCTATGTCATTATAAAAGGCCAGAAGGCGGTTATTACCGGAACCATTTCTATGGATATGATGATGGTAGATGTTACCCATATAGACTGCAAAGAAGGTGACAGGGCCGTAATTTTTGGCAATGCCCCTACCGTTGTGGAAATGGCAAACGCACTGGGAACCATACCCTATGAGATTTTAACCAGTATTTCCCAACGGGTAAAACGTGTTTTTTATAAGGAATAA